In one Candidatus Krumholzibacteriota bacterium genomic region, the following are encoded:
- a CDS encoding glycoside hydrolase family 3 protein, with product MDIDRLLERLSAHLVVGLAATELTDGERDLLGRLAPAGVIIFARNVENAAQLGRLTNEVSEIIRSSARLSPIIMADHEGGRISVLAKALGTPPSQMAAWGQGDRSIFEVQLRETAGRILSAGVNMVAAPVADINSECLNPVIGTRAFAESGPETTLAVAEAVRILSEEGLLTSLKHFPGHGSSSGDSHVILPMLKKSIAGLKKDDLIPFIAGIEAGADSVMMAHLLPAGGELPASLDPGIINGVLRREIGFDGVIITDGLEMAGALTGRGVTAIPTGPTDERRGCSALKKGSEIAGPTHTRTRKPAEVARSALEAGNDILLFTRPAEEVYSELRDRLPILIKDEEFWEGTFPEISSESRKRIIAMKERIAPNRRKYPGAEWNDEVYSIVAEKSVTILRDERNLLPFGAGIPVEPVFCGEIKDFEYFPVIEFVSVLSKVFGAAGEPGRDEFIPCAGRSIDRTREPVELYRYLPLPASSDSEKVLVLLNRRPLLPENLAGLTREYSVIVLGERPWDARSIPSGKTVIACMGTTGDTAKTAGRLLIGRG from the coding sequence ATCTTCTGGGCAGACTGGCGCCGGCGGGAGTGATAATTTTCGCCCGGAATGTCGAGAATGCAGCGCAGCTCGGCAGGCTGACAAACGAGGTGTCGGAAATCATAAGATCTTCGGCGCGTCTTTCGCCGATTATAATGGCTGATCATGAAGGTGGAAGGATCTCTGTGCTGGCGAAAGCGCTTGGAACACCACCTTCGCAGATGGCCGCGTGGGGGCAGGGAGATAGAAGCATATTCGAAGTCCAGCTGAGGGAGACCGCGGGAAGAATACTATCAGCGGGGGTCAATATGGTCGCGGCTCCCGTTGCGGATATCAACTCCGAGTGCTTGAACCCTGTGATCGGGACCCGTGCTTTCGCCGAATCGGGACCTGAAACGACTCTGGCGGTGGCCGAAGCAGTACGAATATTGTCCGAAGAGGGGCTATTGACCTCGCTTAAGCATTTTCCCGGCCATGGATCTTCGTCAGGTGATTCCCATGTCATTCTTCCAATGCTGAAGAAGTCGATCGCCGGGCTTAAGAAGGATGATTTGATTCCTTTCATCGCGGGGATCGAAGCGGGAGCAGATTCGGTGATGATGGCTCATCTGCTTCCCGCCGGCGGGGAGCTTCCCGCCTCTCTCGACCCTGGTATCATAAATGGAGTGCTACGCCGTGAAATCGGATTCGATGGCGTTATTATCACTGACGGGCTGGAGATGGCCGGAGCGCTGACCGGAAGAGGAGTTACGGCGATCCCTACAGGTCCGACAGATGAGAGAAGAGGCTGCTCCGCGCTGAAAAAAGGATCGGAGATAGCCGGCCCGACGCATACCCGTACTCGTAAACCTGCTGAAGTCGCAAGATCAGCACTGGAGGCGGGAAATGACATCCTTCTTTTCACAAGGCCGGCCGAAGAAGTCTATAGCGAGCTGAGGGATAGGCTCCCGATTCTTATCAAGGACGAAGAGTTCTGGGAAGGGACCTTTCCGGAGATCTCATCTGAATCGAGAAAAAGGATCATCGCGATGAAAGAACGCATCGCGCCCAATCGGCGGAAGTATCCCGGCGCGGAGTGGAATGATGAGGTTTACTCTATAGTGGCCGAAAAGAGCGTCACTATATTGCGAGACGAGAGGAATCTGCTTCCCTTCGGTGCCGGGATACCGGTCGAGCCGGTCTTCTGCGGCGAGATAAAGGATTTCGAATACTTTCCGGTGATCGAGTTCGTGTCGGTTCTGAGTAAAGTGTTCGGGGCGGCAGGGGAGCCGGGCCGCGATGAGTTTATTCCCTGTGCCGGGAGAAGTATCGACCGAACGCGGGAGCCGGTCGAGTTATATCGGTACTTGCCTCTGCCAGCTTCGAGCGATTCGGAAAAAGTGCTGGTCCTGCTGAACAGAAGACCTCTTTTACCCGAAAACCTCGCTGGCCTGACGCGTGAATATTCAGTCATCGTACTTGGAGAGCGGCCATGGGATGCCAGGTCGATCCCGTCCGGGAAAACAGTCATTGCATGCATGGGTACTACTGGAGATACGGCGAAAACCGCCGGAAGGCTTCTCATCGGAAGAGGCTAG